The nucleotide window CATGGCCTCTAAATGGAAAACAATCACAAGATGTTATCAATTCGGATTTCCCTAATCGTctataagagagagagagagagctaggaATATGATATACACCAAGGTTCTATATATAATGACTTCCTCCTTGAAAGATCATGCAATGTGGATTTTATCCTAATAACATTAATTTGAATCCATAAACCAAAATTGTTAATATTGCATTatcaacattttttttaacaattgAAATATTAGAAATGATAAGAGGCAGGCATGTGAACGTGGGTGTAAGCATGGATCTTCAATCTGCTTCGTGAGTATTAATTAAGCCTAACCCGCCTGATTAAACTGATGTGCTCCATAGTTACTATTAACGGCTAGTGATCGAACCAACGCGAACCCGATATACCACAGTAGTCTAAAACGTTTCCTAATAGCAATGTGATCTGAAGTTCTATTAGCATATGAGATCactatttttaattaattatttatgatGATGCACACATGTCCCTGAAAATTTCTACAGTTCTGGCAGAGGGAGGCTGCAATGTTAAAGCAACAACTGCAGAGTCTGCAAGAGAATCATAGGTAAACTTTCTACAATCAATCATACATCTTTTCTGTATTCAACTGCCAAACTTACTCAATCAAAGAATCTACTTTTTCCTGAAATAAGTTAACTGTAAGTAGTTTTATTTAGGGTATACGGAGTGGTGATCGGCAAGGAGCGGCAAACACGTTTACCGTGCGGTAAACACCACCGCCAACATACTTTGCCGCTTCCAAGTTTGCCAAATCGGTGTTCGGTTACCGCGTCGGTGAagggagtgtgtgtgtgtggtggggtggggtccattcctatctcaaccaatcacacatttttcctttttttaaaaaaaatagtttaccacttcactaagtgtctaaaccattgccaacacttttcaccaaagtttaaacacttttgactaattgacatggcgcgctctgattggtcggttttttggtttgccactccaaagtgtttaaccactccctacacccttaAGAGGTTATATTATGAAAAAAGGAAACAATCCTAAAAAATAGAAAACCTGTCATCTCTATAAGATGTTACATGACTAGCTAGAGCTACTTCTAGCCTAAGAAGGaactataataaaaataaaaaataaaaaaaaacagcaCCAATACTAGAAAAAAAATCTAAATGAACTACAAAAAGTAATCCTAAATTTGTAATGCAAACTAATACCGGGGTCTTTAATAAAATATTTGGAAATTGATTATGCGAAGGCTCACTGACTATCGATATAAGTGTAGACAGAGTGATTACAACTAAAAAAACCCCATAAAACTCATTGTGTATGGATATTAGATTAGTAGAGGTGGCAACTTCAACCCACTTCATAATTCATTATGAATGCGTTGATTTGGGTTTCATCTCAAACAAGTCTAATGGTCAAATAAAAAAACTATAGCTCAAAGGAAAATGTGTCAACGGGGGCGAACAAGTCAAATGGGTTGAGAGTCATCCATAGTCTATGTTTAATGCATACAACTATCTAAATCGTTTTATTAATCTtgattataattttttttcataaTCATAATTTATACAAATATTATTTGTCAAATAAAAATATGAACAATAATGTGTAAGCGAGCCAACACAACTGACCCAGATGATTTGAAATGTACTATAAAATGACATGTATTAACTCGTTACCCAACCCACCTGGCACGCATCTCTTTCCACCTCTATGGAGGCTAACAAATACAGGTAATATTGTCTGAACAAGATCATCATGTCATTTTGACAATTACAGACAAATGATGGGTGAAGAGCTTTCTGGTTTAAGTGTCCAAGATCTACAGGTCATGGAGAACCAACTTGAAATGAGTCTGCGAAATATCCGCACAAAAAAGGTTTGAAAATGCTACCCCTACTTCCTTCGCCCCAAAATTAGTGTccacaaaaaagaaaaaattagtTGTGTACACTTGATGCAATTTTTTGTCAGCAGGATGCCATATTTACCCTATAGGGCATTTCAGTTACCAATAGACTTAGAAAACTGGCAAGGTCAAATGACATGAGTAGTTAAGGGTAAAATGGAAAAGATAGTAAAATATACTATCCATCATTTGAAGTGGACAACTAGTTTGGGACATATAGAAACGTTTGTGGGGCGGACGAATTATGTTTTGTTaacggaaaaaaaaaaaacttacctCTTGATAATTGTTGAATCGCTAGGACCAACTTCTTTTTGAGGAAATCGAAGAACTAAAGAGAAAGGTGAATCCCAAAATCTAACACACTTGGTCAAATGTAATCCTTTGAGGAAGTATCTTCAAGTAACTAAATATTGTTTGCTCTTGTTCAGGGGAATATCATCCACCATGAAAATGTGGAACTGTGTAAGAAGGTAAACCATATTCGCGAAGAAAACACAGAACTTTATAAACAGGTATATGTCAACAACCTGCAAAAAAGCAAGTACCTCTTAGATTTTAAATATTTGAACTTTTACATACCAGGTTTATGGAATAAGGGAAACAGATTCGACAAACAGGAATGTCTTCTTAACAAATGCTCTAAGTATAAGAGATGATCCACATGCCACCATCCATCTTCAGCTATCCCAGCCAGACCAACACGAAGCAACTGAAGCATCACTACAGTCCACAAGTTTGGGGTAACTTTACGTTCTAGTTCATTTCTCATTCTagtcatatatatatatggtcatGAATGAACAATTACTTTTTTAAACATCTTTTTTCCAGATTACAACTGCATTAAAGAGaagatggggaatccttatcaacAAAAAGCACATATAGTTTAAAAGTATCTCTTATTAGTCAACGATTTCCAGATCAATGATAATTTAGAATGAAATCTGTTGATGAAATCAAACTGGGACATGGGGTGATATAAAATACAGGTGACCTTAAAAGGTTAATGAAGCAAATAAATTGAAGGTCATATAACTGCTTGAGACAGGATTTACATTTTATTTCATGGATATTGTCATTTAAGATTGAGTATTGAGGTAAAAAGACTGACATTGAAAGTAATGTGTGTACTTGATTTGTTAAAGTCTATAGAACGAAATGTATATATTTAACTGTTTGAACATA belongs to Helianthus annuus cultivar XRQ/B chromosome 5, HanXRQr2.0-SUNRISE, whole genome shotgun sequence and includes:
- the LOC110926737 gene encoding agamous-like MADS-box protein AGL16 → MKSVIGRYHKAKEEQQQQITSPTSEVKFWQREAAMLKQQLQSLQENHRQMMGEELSGLSVQDLQVMENQLEMSLRNIRTKKDQLLFEEIEELKRKGNIIHHENVELCKKVNHIREENTELYKQVYGIRETDSTNRNVFLTNALSIRDDPHATIHLQLSQPDQHEATEASLQSTSLGLQLH